Part of the Penicillium digitatum chromosome 4, complete sequence genome is shown below.
GGGCTCGCCGCAGCTTGTGCGCGGTCTTCTGGACGAAATGGAGAGTAATGGCATCACCGCGGATTCTGGTACACTCCACGGTGCATTGCAGGTGGGTTATGCAGTTGAATTAAACTCTATGCAAAGCAAAGCTAACGATTCCATTTCCATTATAGGTCCTCGCTGTACATCCAGACTACCTCCTTCGACAGGAAATCCTCAACAAGCTCCGAGATCGGTGGCTCACGCTGAGTCCGGCGGGATGGCATTTTGTGGCGGCTGGTCTTCTCCGCGAGAACCAAATTGAGCTCGCGCTCGAGCATGTTGCATTGATGGAGCGCAAGGATATATTTGTGGAAAATTGGCTACACAGTATAATCGTCTACACGCTCTGTGACCACCGAGAATTAGATGAGGTGTACAGCGTGATGCGTGCGCGTGTTAACCAGGGCCACGACATGACCCATCGGCTTTGGATGCACGTGCTGACCGAGGCAGGGAAACAGGGCCACTACCCCATGGCACACTACGTGTGGCGACGGATGGTAGAACTGGGCTACATGCATCCGTTGATTGAAGTCTGTGATGACGTGTTGAAAATGGCAGCAAAGGCTGGTGATACAGAGATGGCAAACTCTGTGTTCCGTTACCTTCGTGAGAGCGGGATCCCGCTCGAGCGCACACAGTATGAAGGACTTGTCGAGACACACGTGGCAGCAGGCGATCTGCCTGCTGCATTTGAAGCGCTGTGCACCATGCACGAAGCACAGATTTCTCTGGCAGATAGCTCCACGGAGCCTGTTCTTGCACACATGATCCAGAGTAAAGTTGATCGTCGGGAGGCGTGGCAAATTCTCAAGCGGTTGAAGAATGCGAAACGGAGTATTCCCATCGACTCTGTGCGTGTCATCGCGGATCTCTGTGAACATGATGCCCTTGACGATCCATCCGTGGTAGATGACGGCGTTGGATTCTACAAAGAGCTCTACACGTTATGTCCCGAAGGCGCCGACGTGCGAGTGTACAACGCGCTAATTCGGATGTGCCGAACGGCCCGCAACCGCGAATCGGGGATGTTCCTGGTGAAAGAGATGGCGTCACTTGGAGTGGTACCAAACGGTGTTACCTTCGAATCTATCATTCTGATGTGTCTGGATGCGGGGAATTTCCGATCCGGTTTCATGTACTTCCAGGACCTCATGAAGCGGGACGCTAGACTCAGCCCTGAAACACAGGCGGAAATCCGTGAGATCTGTTCCGGGTCTGTGGACGAGTTTGCGATGCGACTGCAGTATCACCCCTTCATTCGCGACGATGTGCGAAAGCTAGATGATGAGCTACAGCAAAAACAGAAGCAAAGGGAAGTGAACGAAAAAGCCGGTCGCCACCCTGTACCCCCGGCGGTTCGTCGGCTGAATATGTCAGATGAGCAGCGACGTGATTATAACAAAGAGCGTCGAAAGAAAAAACGACGTCGCCTTGCCATTGAGCAAACCATGAGAGAGGAAGGTTGGGATGAATGGGAAGCTGGTGGTACCGACAATGGCTCTGCCAAGTCTGAGTGAAACTGGTTGAATGTTTTCGATGTCCTTCGAGGGCGAGTTTCAATCTCGATCGAATGTTTCATTTCCTTCACTGCATGTTGCCTGGAAAATGCAGCTTGTGAAAGCGACACAATCCTGCAGGAACAGAGCACCAATTCCCTTTCTGGGCATGTCACACAACTTTCGACCTGGGCCAGTGTGTACACATCTTGTGCTATAGCCTCTTAGTGCTTGTGTTACTCACATTTTGCCCCAGCATCATAGTGATTTTAATTCCCTGCTCTGTTCTCACGCTGTTCCCTGCGGCTGGATCCCTGTACTAAAAATAGTCGGACTGAAAGACCTCGATGACGATTATGGGGTAACTGTCGGAAAGCAAGACCTCGATGGATCTCAAACAACGGTTTATTCGAAGATTCGAAATCTATCAGGAAATCGCAAGTTCGCTACAGGATTGAATCATTGAATGGTCATTAACAACATTCCCCTGAAAGTGACCGGCGTGCATTTCCGGGTGCCAAGAGCAGCCGTCGGGGAAGGGTAAGGCGTCTGCCATCTCTTCAACTATATAATTCCCTCCCTCTCCCATGTTGATCTAAACATCCACTCACTTGTTTATTTTATACGCCCCCATCTCtaccccccaaaaaatttATAAATAAACAAACCTCATAATCCAAAATGCAACTCACTACCATCCTCCCAATCGTCCTGGCAGGCCTAGCCACCGCACGCCCGGCCGTCCTACAGACTCAGACAATCACCGACGATATCATCTGGAGCGTATCCAACTTTACTATTGGCTGTTCCCAAGGCGGTTGCGTCTACAGATATGACATTGTCGGCCGCGAGAACGCAATGACCCCCAAGTTCCGCACCCACTGCAGCGGCATCACAGGCAAGAAGGTCGCTTGCGATGACAAGAACATCACGACCATCGTCTCCCCTGCTGCAAACCCGGACTGGAATGTCGATATAACCCATACCTGGAGATCTCGGCTCAGCGATAGTACGCTCGCGACCTGGTTCCAACATGGCGCGAAGAATGTTACAGTTCCTGACCACAACCCGATTCAGTTTGTTATGAAGCCTACTCAGGAGTACGGTATTGCCTAAACTGCCACATATCTTGACCTTGAATTCTTTTGAAtcggggggaagggggggatCTGAGGGGGTTTTCTTAATGTTACGGAGGGTCTGAATTTGTTTTGGTAAGCATGCGACCTGTGGTTCAATTGGAAATTTCCGGGATTTTCAGGTGGAATTCTTCTGTGTACTTAGTCTGGGACTGTACGATGTACAAAGGAATTGAACTTGTTGCTATGATAGAGTAGTATAGAGTAGGTCAATATTTTGTTGTAGACAGTAGAACGTGTGGAGAGTGCTTAATTGACCCGGTGACATCATCCGCTACGCCTCAAAAATAGCCCGTGCTTGCTGTGCTTTTCTTGTCTTGAATTGCATGTTGTCTTTTCCACCACATAGCAATCCCGGTGGAATAAGCAATTACAAAGTACCAAAACACTCTGCAAATGGTACGTCAGCTCCATCTCAACAACCTTCCAACTACTAACATTGGCATGTCCCCAGTCATCAATTCTCCGCCAAATAGTCGCAGGTCCAAGACAACAACACCCAGAAGCAGGGCTAGATCTCTGCTACGTGACAGACAAGGGTAGCATATCCATCAATTCAGCACCAATGAACACACCCCTTCTAACGCAATACACAGTCATCGCAACCTCCGGTCCATCAGCAACATACCCACAGCGCGCCTACCGCAACCCACTAGACGCGCTGGTCAACTTTCTCGACACGAAACATGGCACAAACTGGTGCATCTGGGAGTTCCGCGCCGAAGGCACAGGATACCCAGACTCAGAAGTCTACGGACGCATCCACCACTTCCCCTGGCCAGACCACCACCCACCACCATTCGCACATATTCCGAACATAATGGGCAGCATGCGAAACTGGCTACAACGATTAGACGAGGAACAAAAGTCAAACTCACCAGACACAGACAAAAACGAACGAGTCGCCGTCGTACACTGCAAAGCAGGCAAGGGGCGCAGCGGGACAATCGCGTGCGCATACCTGATCAGTCAGGAGGGGTGGAAGAAGGAAGACGCGCTACAGCGGTTTACGGATCGACGTATGCGGGTCGGCTTTGGAAACGGTGTCAGCATCCCCAGCCAGTTGCGGTATGTCGGATACATCGAGAAATGGGCCAACGAGATGGGGAAGCAGTATATAGAGCGGCCGGTGGAGATCCTGGAGATCCACATCTGGGGTTTGAGAGATGGGGTTAAGGTTGCGGTAGAGGGGTATGTGGATGAGGGGAAGAAGATTAAGTGTTTTCATCTGTTCCATCGGAATGAACGTACCATCGTTGAAGATGGGGGCTCGACATCTGAGGATCAAGATGCTGGCAAAGGGCACGGTATCACCATGACAAATTCCATCTCCAACCCCAAGATCGAGAGGCCACTTCCTTCATCTCCGACCTGGTCCCCGATTTCGGGATCTGACATCTCCGGCTCATCGTCCCCACAAGGCCACTGTGTCTCGGCAATAATTTTCAAACCCAACAAGCCAGTCATTGTTCCCAGCTCGGATGTGAACATCGACTTTGAGCGCCGCAGTAAGGCATCCTACACAGGCTTCGCGATGGTAACCTCGATCGCGCACGTCTGGTTCAATTCCTACTTCGAGGGCGGAGCCGAGTATGATTCGGGTGTTTTCGAGACAGACTGGGATGCGATGGATGGGATCAAGGGGAGCGCAAGGAAGGGGATTCGGGCGTTGGATAAGCTGAAGGTTGTATGGCGGTATCCGGCGGCAGAGACCGTGGAAGCCAGTATTGCTAGCAAAGCCAAGGGCAAAGGGAAGAAGATTGAGGAAAGTGTGCCAGCAGCGGGGAGGCCGATCAGCGAGCCCAAACCTGGTGATCCCATCCATGAAAGCGAGCCGCCTGACTGGCATGGACTGCCTCAGGGAGATAAGAAGGAGAATGTGCGTCCTTGTAGGAGTTCGTCACAGAGAAGCACTGCTGCTAGTATATCGGACAAGGCTAAGGAACTGGGGCATGCGCTTGAGAAGGAACTTGGACTACGGAAGCAGATGAGTGCTAGTCGGGATGTCAGTCTTGCTGAAAGTGATGATGagatgacgacgacgactactgctgatgatgaagaccgGAAGGTCAAAGTCAAGCCAGTGCACTGTGAAGAGCTTGAGGGTGTGAAAACGAATGATGTGAGGGATGGGGGGAAATAGTGTTAGCCAAGACTTGTACACATACATAAGCAATACGTAGTGCATAGGACCTTTATGAAGATATCATTAAATCGACTACGTTGTATATTTAATTACTACAACCGATCGTTTACCCAGTACTACACATACATAGTTGAAGGGTTATCGCAGCTTGCTAGGAACGTGATGGGTGTGGAATCTAGGTTTTTACCAACTGAAACCAGTAGGAAAAATGAAACGGAAAATGAGAGAAATGATAGGAGCATGCGAATTAAAACATTTCAAAGAGCACCATCTATATTCACGGCGTGGTATCAAACACAGCTTCAACCAGAATCAAGTTTGGTCCGGCGACAGCTGACTGGGATAAAAGAGCCCAGAATCACAGAGGCACAAAgccttccatcttcttccgaATCTCTGCCGCCTCCTTCTGCAGTCGATCGGATTTCTTGCGCTCATAGACAGCACGGACAACACGGCGAGTCTGTTCTTCGCCCTCGGAGAAGTTTGCCTTCGCAAGACCAATGACGGAATCAATTTGCTCGGGCGTGTAGATGAAGTTCCAAGTGGACAGGAAATCATCAACGGCAGGGTCGATCGAGTTGGGTTGTGGAGCGAGGGGCAATTCCGGGTCCTTGGTTTGAGAGCTATCCTGTCGCATGGACTGAGCAGCCACGCGCGAACGAGTTTTGGCTTTGGGAGGGATCTGTGGTGCGGAAGGATTGGGAATCAAAGGGAAGTAGATAACCGCGATTCCGGCATCTGGTCGCATCAGGTGGAAGTCGGACTCGGAATGATCTTCACTGTGGGAAGTATCAAATAGGCGTTTGGATGGTGGAGGCTTGTTGTTCGAGGTTCGCTCTTCCGTGGTGCCGACCCAAACATTGCAATAGCCCAGGTCTGTGCTAGATGTGGGCTTTTGATTAGCGGGCTGGGTTCCAAACTGATTCTTGGCGTTGGTAAGTTTCTCTGTTATTTGCTCCTTGGTGATATTCTCTGGCTCGCGGAGGGCATTTTCAGTATCCTTGAGGCTCGAAATTTTAGGCCATCCGGTACCGATAGGCCAACCCTTAATACCACGTTGTTTGGCGTATCCATCGACCACAGAAAGCCAGTTCTCCTGTTTAACGTCTGCAGATGCATCAAATGCGATGATCACGTCAACATCACGCCCAGGTCGAATGAGTGGGTAGATTGGCAGATTGTTGCTCATTCCCGCATCCATAAGACGCAAGTGCTCGTTTCGAAAAATCGACTCTGGACAGGAGTTGGGCAGCTGGTCTTTCATGCCCATAACGTAGTTGGGTATACCCGCAGGGTCGATGGGATGCACCTTGATCAAATCTTGGTTCTTGCCTTGGATGAGAGAGTCGATTCCACCAAATCCAGCCAAGCCTCTGATCACAGGCCGGACCTCCTTGTAATAGTGAGACAAAGTCGCGCAGAAAGCGCTACCCCAAACACCCATGAGCCCAGTAATTCTCATCTCCGGGAGGGGGAGGTTTTCAGCAGAAACCTCAGAGCGACCTGCGTTGAAGTGACGTCCCAAAGCCCAGGTGGGAATACCGGCATTGAGTTCTTCACAGAAGAATTCGTAGGGAGTGAACTCAAACCACTGGAACCATGCTTCTTTCCGTGCCTCTTTCACCAAATCTTCGGGCGTTGGATGCTTCTTGGTTTTTTCGTTTGGGTGGTCGATGGCTTCGACAGGAATCTCATGTCGCACCGCCGTGTAGATGGGTAGCGGATGCGCCCCATTTATCAAATTGGCTCGCTGGTTCGACAACTTGAAATCCACATCGGAGACTCCGAGTTCTCCTCGCGGGACCAAGAGTCTCGCTGCAAGCAGCATTCCGTAAATATCTACCAATCCAAAGTCCGCTCCAGGGTCGCCTTTAAGCTTTTCCACAAAACCACTGAGAAGGTACTTGTTTGTCGGCGCAGTAGTGAGGAGATCGAGAGCTGCCGGCGGGAATGCAATATGAACACCAAGACGATTCTTTAAATGGTCGACAAGCTTCTCAAAGTCTTGCTGCGCAACGGACGAATGATACAGGGTCTGCAGCCAGCAACTGCCACTGACACCGGCTGTGTAGGTTATACAGTCCCACAGCCCTGCTTCCTGTGCAGCCAGGTAAGATCCGGTGCCTGCAACTAGAGCGCGCAGACCACCTCCTGAGCCACACATCGCAATGACTGGTACATCTTCGGGGTGGATATCCTCCTCCGGTATGTTGAGGTAGGATGACAGTGCTTTGACAACCTTCTGTTGTCGATGCTGTCTAAATGCCCGCTCTTCGTCGCAGAGGTCCCCACCTACTCGTACCTCGGCGTCGCGGAGTATTTCTGGATTGATGTTAGGGTCCTGCGCCTCCTTCCAGATATCGTCTGCCAGGGAGCCTGGTGACAAGGAAAGCTCTCGCTGCAGCTTTTGGACAGTAGCTGGTAAAAATCGCGTCCAGTCTGGGATAATATAGTCTGTAAGACTACCCACGTCTACCCAATCGCCGGAGCCAACAGTTTGTTTAACCTCATCGAGCTTTTGGCCGATTTTGTCCCAGATGGATCTCTCATCCTTGCCCTCCTCACCAATTCTATCTGAGCTCGTATTTGAATTGCTAGACTCTGAATCATTGTTGCGTAGTGTTCGAGAAGTAGTGAATTGAGCTCTAAATTGTCTGGGTTGAGACCattcccttgcagtgtatgcAGCTAGCGCAACGGGGGGTACCGTCCACAGACGAGTGACCCTGGCAGCGCCCATTTTAGGCGGGAAGCTTCGAGAAAAGTAAGAGGCCCGCTGCATCTAGTGGGATCTATTGAAGGACTTTCAAACCCCTGCCCGGCCTTCTCTTGGAGGCCACAGCCCCCGGTGCATGACGTCGTACACACACGTGACTACAACCACGTGATACTGTCGGGATGTGCTTCTAGCTTCTTTGGGACTAGCGTTGCGGACCTTATCACTGGATGGAGCTTGGAGGGGACAATCAATGCAATCAATCCATTTGCTCTCAAAGGACATGAGGGCTCCGGATGATTACTGATATGATTTCTTTGAATTGATTTTGCCTGCATTGCATTTCACAACTAACCATGGTGGCGCCAAGGAATACTGCCTACGCCGAGGAGAGCGCGGAAGTCGAGGTCCTGTATGCCAACCTCGAGAAACTCAACCGACTCACGAAGAAGATTCAAGGCTCCATGGTACGCCTGGAGACAGGAGGAAAAGTTGTCAAAGAAGCCATTGGTCCCATCTATAGTAACACCCAATCCCTTCAAATCACCAATAGCAACATCGACAAGATCAACGACGCCATCGATCGCCTCCGCCAGCCTCTCGATGCAAAGAACCGAGAAGATGGCATCATTCGCGCAGGGTATGCGCCTTTATACTCTCTCTCGATATGCTGCCCCGAGTCATTTGCTGATCGTTCTTCAGACCACAGAGCTCCGGCCTCACCCAGTATTTGTCGGCGATGAAACGTGTTGAAAAGGCGCTGGTCGACCTCAACACAACAAATCTACGATCAAATCAGAATGCGATCACCGACTTTAATTCTCTCCTAAACACCGGAAGCACAAAACTTCAAGAACTGCTAAGGGGAGAACTGAGCCAGCATGCCACTCCGGTTGAGCCCCTACACTATCTGACCAAAGGTACGCGCATCATGACCAAACGAGCTAGAACAAAACTGATGCCCGACATAACTAGATCTCCCCTTTCCATCCTTGCCCGAAGAAACTATCTCCCATATGACGCCCTTGTGCTCTGCGGTCAGCTCCGCATTCATCCATGGATCTCAGCGCGGCAATGGTGATAACCCCGCGTTGAAGGTGTATGGGGAAGTACGAGGGCCATACATTGCATCGAGCTTGCAAAATCTTGCCATTGCATCCCTCAATACCGTCAAACGGCGACCTACCGATGGCCCTTACAGACAGGGTACAAATGGTATTGGTGTCTATTCCAATGCGCTGGAGGCTTTCGTAAATGCTGAGCACGGTATTATCGTGCAGATTTTCACCGGAGATCAGCAGGGTCTGGCGTTGCAGGCTACCTTCTACCCAGCTATGGGCGAATACTCCAAAACGCTCCGTGAGCTCAACCAGTACATAAAGGCCAATCTGATGACGGACTgtttcttggcttttgaGATCATCGAAATTGTGACTGCAATGTCCTATCGGATTGATTCCAAGGCCGCGGAACTGAAGAGCCTCTTGATAGAAGCACTTCGGCCTGTACGCGAGACTGCAAAGTCGTCACTTTCCGAACTACTCGAGGAAACGAAGCGCAAAGCTGCTACCGCGCCACTCTCACCGGACGGTGCGTCAGTGCCTCTTGTGGAGGAAGTGATGAGCTCATTGGCCACTTTAACAGGATACTCGGGTCCTTTGGCTTCTATCCTAACTTCTCTGGGAGATGGAAACTGGCGTGCCAAGTCCAACGCCGCCGGCTCGGCTCCTCTGGATGTAGGTCCAGACAGTGGCACACTTTTGTCGCATTTCATTCTAGATATGATCGAAGCCTTGATGACCTCCCTGGAAGCTCGAGGTCGGGCTTTCCATCGATCGAAGGCAGCGCTTGGTGTATTCTTGTCCAACGTGTTCTGCGTGGTCGACCGGTCGATCCGACAGAGCTCCGAGCTGGCACGTTATTTGGGTACCCCCGACAGTATCGCCCGGATCGACACTTTCCGCAAGCGTGCGGCATCTACCTATCTCGATGCATGGAAGGAAATATCCCAGTATCTTCTTGATGTGCAATATACCTCTCGTGGGGCGCAGCGCAATTCTAGTGGCAGCGTCGATTCAAGCGCTATCGTTAAGGCTCTGTCGTCCAAGGATAAAGATGCGATTAAGGACAAGTTCAAAGCGTTCAACGCAGGCTTCGATGATATGGTGTCTCGACACAAAACCCTTCACATGGAGCGCGAGGTGCGCACTGCGCTGACTCGTGAGTTGCAGACTGTTCTCGAGCCCTTGTATGCGCGCTTTTACGATCGATATGTGGAGATCGATAAAGGCCGTGGCAAATACATCAAGTACGACAAGGCAAGCCTATCAGTACAGCTGGCGCAGTTGTCTTGAGTTTCCTTAGCGAAGATTGCAATCGCGGAGGACTGTCCCTTATACCAGCTAATACCATAATAATGCATGCAACCACTACATCTTTTTTCCCCAGGTGGCTCATTGCCCGCCATTTAAACGTCAATATACCTAATGTTTTGTTTGTTTCGAGGTTTCTTATTGGTTCATGTGGGTTAGTGACCCTTGCGCGTAAGGCCTGGTTGATTTACTACACCCTAGGACCCCGTTCATCCGACTGTTTTCCTTCCAATTCCTGTCTCAATTCTTCTCTTCGGATTTGACTTTCTCGTTTTAACAAGGGTGATCGTCCGGTTTTTACTTCTGCCCGACGGGTCAAGATTCATCGCCTCAGATGCAGCATGGACTGGTTTTGAAGAGGGTAATAGAATCATCCACCTTTTCTTGGCAAACCCGAGGTTTGAGAACCAGAACAAAATCACATCTCACCCGTCCATTTCATTTTCATTCCAATCCCCATTTCAGTTCTTCTCTTCTGATTAGATCCACAGTTTCGCTCGTTGGCTTGCGAAAAGCTTCTATGAGGTAACTAGTGAGTCTTCATGAATTGAGACAAATCCAGTGCAGTGCGTAGTCTACTTTGCGATTATGTTACCCGATTAAGGAATATCTGGTATCATGTGAGAAATGGATCATCTCCGATAACGTGACTGATAAGCCCCGCCAAAATCGGACTTCAGCAAAATTCCCTGCTGCCTTGTCTTATTCTCCATCCTGTTGCTCAATCCTTCGTTTGAGCGTCTCAACTTAACACCGACAAAATGTCCGGAAGTAACGATATCTACCAGACCCCCCTCAATTCGCGCTATGCGAGTAAGTTGATCCCAACTGCCCCTCCCATGGAGGGGTAACCCCGGAAATTGATATTTTGGAATTAATCAAACTCAATTGATCAGGCAATGAGATGAAGTATCTCTTCTCTCCCCGGAAGCGCTTCTCCACATGGAGGCAGCTTTGGACCTGGCTCGCGGAGGCTCAAAAAGGTACGGGAAGGTGGAGCCTCAACCGAGGTCGGAGGTAGTTGAAGCAAGATCATCCAAATTGACTGAATCATGGCCACAGAGCTCGGACTTCCTATCACCGCCGAGGCTATCGAGCAGATGAAGGCCCACGAGATTATCCAGGATGACGAGTTCGCCGTTGCcgccgaggaggagaagcgCCGCAGACACGATGTCATGGCCCACGTCCACGCCTTTGGCCTGGTTGCCCCCGCCGCCGCCGGTATCATTCACTGGGGTGCCACCTCGTGCTACTGCACTGACAACGCCGATCTGATCCTGCTCCGCGACGGTCTCGACATCCTCATCCCCAAGCTGGCTGTTGTCATCGACAAGCTGTCCCAGTTCGCTCAGCAGTACAAGGACCTTCCTTGCCTGGGCTTCACTCACGGTCAGCCCGCCCAGCTGGTAACCGTTGGCAAGCGTGCCTGTCTCTGGATCCAGGATCTGCTCATGGACCTGCGCAACCTCGAGCGTGCCCGTGATGACCTGCGTTTCCGTGGTGTCAAGGGTACCACCGGTACTCAAGCCTCTTTCCTGCAGATTTTCAACGGCGACCACGCCAAGGTCGAGAGCCTGGATGAGCTTGTTACTGAGAAGGCTGGCTTCAGCTCCGCTTTCATCATCTCCAGCCAGACATACTCGCGTAAGATCGATGTTGACGTCGCCAACGCTCTTGGTTCTTTCGGTGCTACCTGCGAGCGCATTGGCATTGACATTCGTCACCTCGCCATGCTCAAGGAGGTTGAGGAGCCTTTCGAGAAAGACCAGATTGGCAGCAGTGCCATGGTGAGTTCGCTTGACCGTTGTGTTCTTTGGAACCTGCTGGCTGATAATCCCTAGGCCTACAAGCGCAACCCCATGCGCTCGGAGCGTCTGTGCTCTCTCGGACGCCACCTGCAGAACCTCCCCAAGGACTGCTTGGATACCTACTCCGCTCAGTGGTTCGAGCGCTCTCTCGTGAGTATACCCCTGGGTTCATTGAGAACATCTGATTAACTTTTACTAGGATGACAGTGCCATCCGCCGGATCAGCATCCCGGAGCTGTACCTGACTGCTGACGCATGTCTCATCCTTCTGAGTGAGTTTTGGAATCACTAAAAGCTTGGATTATAGCTGACCACCACTAGACAACGTCTCCTCCGGCTTTGTTGTCTACCCCGAGGTCATCAAGCGCCGCGTCAACGACGAGCTCCCCTTCATGGCCACGTGAGTATACGCTCAACAAACCTAACGGAATATCACTAACCCCATATCACAGCGAGAACATTATCATGGCCTGTGTCGCCAAGGGTCTCTCCCGCCAAGACGCCCACGAGGAGATCCGTAAGTTTCTGTGCCCCTCAAATCTTCCCATCCGAACCAAAACTCTAATTTACCCAGGTGTCCTCTCCCACCAAGCCGCCGACAACGTCAAGAAGCAGGGTAAGGATAACGACCTGATCGAGCGTATCCGCCGCACCGCCTTTTTCACCCCCATCATCCCCCAGCTGGACACTCTTCTGGACGCCAGCACATTCGTCGGTCGTGCCCCTCAGCAGGTCGAGAAGTTCACCAGCACCGAGGTGGCCGCCGCCATCAAGCCCTACGCGAGCACCATTGCCAAGGGCGAGACCTCTGCCCTGTATGTTTAAGGTACCTTAGTACAATCGTATTCTGTGCATCTATTAGTGAAAGGTTATATCcaaagatggagatgggcAGATATGGGAATTTCCTATATCTGAAAAGAGAAGGGAATGTGTATACAAATTGAAATGCAAGGCATGACGTTCCACTTGTGGATATCTCCAGAGGGAAAATTCCCACCCCACTTCCCTGCTTCCCCGATGCCCCGCGCAAATCTTCGAGGGGCTTAGGAGAAGGGTCAATGTTTGAGTGTCACACTTTGAatgatgagaaaaaaaacatcattCTAGAAAGGGGAAATGATGTAGGAAATTCAAAGATTTTgctgcaaaaaaaaaaaaacccccctgGCAATTGAACCGCCCAAACATGAATAAGAGAGAAGATGGAAATGCTCCGGCTATCAGCCTGCATGGAAATCATAACTAGATGCAATAGAACGCTGTGAACATGCAATCATGAAGAAAGTAATGCGAATAAAAAGAATGAaggggagggggaaaaaacaCAGCTgtttgggttttgggtcaATTGAGTGCCGAACAGCAGATATAGTCCGTCGAGACCGACAACGTCAAATCCACTCCAGCACGTCACAAAGCTGACAGCATAATGTCACTCCGAACTGCCCGGCGGCGCCCTTACCGTGGAACAACCCGGAGTATCTCCGGAGCCACCGAGGGTAATTGAAGCCCGCCATGTGGATGTGTTCTCCTCGGCGCAATCTCTCACGGGGGAGGCCAAAACCCGTGTTCCCCCTAAG
Proteins encoded:
- a CDS encoding Ribonucleoprotein LSM domain, eukaryotic/archaea-type; the protein is MLPLGLLTAAQGHPMLVELKNGETLNGHLVTCDNFMNLILREVVQTSPEGDRFFRLPEVYIRGNNIKYLRVPEEIVEIVKEQQQNQAQGRRGGRDGCDGFKVSYNNAAYNKGEGEPREPCENEYRDVRLSADPTYARPPTRRKSPAYTRTHKVQDDLLGKTNEGLESRLQYAMDNKPNIRHITQILRLLIRDRHVQPNARHYKALILANTDNERGSPQLVRGLLDEMESNGITADSGTLHGALQVLAVHPDYLLRQEILNKLRDRWLTLSPAGWHFVAAGLLRENQIELALEHVALMERKDIFVENWLHSIIVYTLCDHRELDEVYSVMRARVNQGHDMTHRLWMHVLTEAGKQGHYPMAHYVWRRMVELGYMHPLIEVCDDVLKMAAKAGDTEMANSVFRYLRESGIPLERTQYEGLVETHVAAGDLPAAFEALCTMHEAQISLADSSTEPVLAHMIQSKVDRREAWQILKRLKNAKRSIPIDSVRVIADLCEHDALDDPSVVDDGVGFYKELYTLCPEGADVRVYNALIRMCRTARNRESGMFLVKEMASLGVVPNGVTFESIILMCLDAGNFRSGFMYFQDLMKRDARLSPETQAEIREICSGSVDEFAMRLQYHPFIRDDVRKLDDELQQKQKQREVNEKAGRHPVPPAVRRLNMSDEQRRDYNKERRKKKRRRLAIEQTMREEGWDEWEAGGTDNGSAKSE
- a CDS encoding Phospholipase A2 (PlaA), putative, which translates into the protein MGAARVTRLWTVPPVALAAYTAREWSQPRQFRAQFTTSRTLRNNDSESSNSNTSSDRIGEEGKDERSIWDKIGQKLDEVKQTVGSGDWVDVGSLTDYIIPDWTRFLPATVQKLQRELSLSPGSLADDIWKEAQDPNINPEILRDAEVRVGGDLCDEERAFRQHRQQKVVKALSSYLNIPEEDIHPEDVPVIAMCGSGGGLRALVAGTGSYLAAQEAGLWDCITYTAGVSGSCWLQTLYHSSVAQQDFEKLVDHLKNRLGVHIAFPPAALDLLTTAPTNKYLLSGFVEKLKGDPGADFGLVDIYGMLLAARLLVPRGELGVSDVDFKLSNQRANLINGAHPLPIYTAVRHEIPVEAIDHPNEKTKKHPTPEDLVKEARKEAWFQWFEFTPYEFFCEELNAGIPTWALGRHFNAGRSEVSAENLPLPEMRITGLMGVWGSAFCATLSHYYKEVRPVIRGLAGFGGIDSLIQGKNQDLIKVHPIDPAGIPNYVMGMKDQLPNSCPESIFRNEHLRLMDAGMSNNLPIYPLIRPGRDVDVIIAFDASADVKQENWLSVVDGYAKQRGIKGWPIGTGWPKISSLKDTENALREPENITKEQITEKLTNAKNQFGTQPANQKPTSSTDLGYCNVWVGTTEERTSNNKPPPSKRLFDTSHSEDHSESDFHLMRPDAGIAVIYFPLIPNPSAPQIPPKAKTRSRVAAQSMRQDSSQTKDPELPLAPQPNSIDPAVDDFLSTWNFIYTPEQIDSVIGLAKANFSEGEEQTRRVVRAVYERKKSDRLQKEAAEIRKKMEGFVPL
- a CDS encoding dual specificity phosphatase, catalytic domain protein codes for the protein MQLTTILPIVLAGLATARPAVLQTQTITDDIIWSVSNFTIGCSQGGCVYRYDIVGRENAMTPKFRTHCSGITGKKVACDDKNITTIVSPAANPDWNVDITHTWRSRLSDSTLATWFQHGAKNVTVPDHNPIQFVMKPTQEYGIA
- a CDS encoding Phosphoinositide phosphatase Pten/Tep1, putative, translating into MNTPLLTQYTVIATSGPSATYPQRAYRNPLDALVNFLDTKHGTNWCIWEFRAEGTGYPDSEVYGRIHHFPWPDHHPPPFAHIPNIMGSMRNWLQRLDEEQKSNSPDTDKNERVAVVHCKAGKGRSGTIACAYLISQEGWKKEDALQRFTDRRMRVGFGNGVSIPSQLRYVGYIEKWANEMGKQYIERPVEILEIHIWGLRDGVKVAVEGYVDEGKKIKCFHLFHRNERTIVEDGGSTSEDQDAGKGHGITMTNSISNPKIERPLPSSPTWSPISGSDISGSSSPQGHCVSAIIFKPNKPVIVPSSDVNIDFERRSKASYTGFAMVTSIAHVWFNSYFEGGAEYDSGVFETDWDAMDGIKGSARKGIRALDKLKVVWRYPAAETVEASIASKAKGKGKKIEESVPAAGRPISEPKPGDPIHESEPPDWHGLPQGDKKENVRPCRSSSQRSTAASISDKAKELGHALEKELGLRKQMSASRDVSLAESDDEMTTTTTADDEDRKVKVKPVHCEELEGVKTNDVRDGGK